The proteins below come from a single Streptomyces sp. SCSIO 75703 genomic window:
- the manA gene encoding mannose-6-phosphate isomerase, class I, which translates to MDRLDNTIRPYAWGSTTAIPALLGTEPTGEPQAEMWLGAHPGAPSRTGRGSLAEVIDTDPERELGAASVAAFGPRLPFLLKILAAGAPLSLQVHPDLAQAEEGHADEERRGVPLDAPHRNYKDANHKPELLCALTEFDGLCGFRTPERTAGLLDGLGVPSLKPYADLLRAHPEEAALREVLTAILTADPEETTRTVTETAAACERLGGPYAPYADIARHHPGDPGVLAALLLNHVRLQPGEALYLGAGVPHAHLAGLGVEIMANSDNVLRCGLTPKHVDVPELLRVVRFASGDPGVQRPEASPDGEEVYDTPTDEFRLSRYVLPEGGATRDLTGPAAQILLCTAGTVRAGDHDLAPGGSVFVPAGEPAAVSGTGTVFRATVRV; encoded by the coding sequence ATGGACCGCCTCGACAACACCATCCGCCCCTACGCCTGGGGCTCCACCACCGCGATCCCGGCGCTGCTCGGCACCGAGCCGACCGGCGAACCGCAGGCGGAGATGTGGCTCGGCGCCCACCCCGGCGCCCCCTCCCGCACCGGCCGGGGCAGCCTCGCCGAGGTCATCGACACCGACCCCGAACGGGAACTCGGCGCCGCGAGCGTCGCCGCCTTCGGCCCGCGCCTGCCCTTCCTCCTCAAGATCCTCGCCGCCGGCGCCCCGCTCTCCCTCCAGGTCCACCCCGACCTGGCGCAGGCCGAGGAGGGCCACGCGGACGAGGAACGCCGCGGCGTCCCCCTCGACGCACCGCACCGCAACTACAAGGACGCCAACCACAAGCCCGAACTGCTCTGCGCCCTCACCGAGTTCGACGGCCTCTGCGGATTCCGGACCCCCGAGCGGACGGCCGGGCTGCTCGACGGACTCGGCGTCCCCTCCCTCAAGCCCTACGCCGACCTGCTGCGCGCCCACCCCGAGGAAGCCGCCCTGCGCGAGGTCCTCACCGCGATCCTCACCGCCGACCCCGAGGAGACGACCCGCACGGTCACCGAGACCGCCGCGGCCTGTGAACGCCTGGGCGGCCCCTACGCCCCCTACGCCGACATCGCCCGCCACCACCCGGGCGACCCCGGCGTCCTCGCCGCGCTCCTGCTCAACCACGTCCGGCTCCAGCCCGGCGAGGCCCTCTACCTCGGCGCCGGCGTCCCGCACGCCCACCTCGCCGGCCTCGGCGTCGAGATCATGGCCAACTCCGACAACGTGCTGCGCTGCGGACTGACCCCCAAGCACGTCGACGTCCCCGAACTGCTGCGCGTCGTCCGCTTCGCCTCCGGCGACCCCGGCGTCCAGCGCCCGGAGGCGTCCCCGGACGGCGAAGAGGTCTACGACACCCCGACCGACGAGTTCCGCCTCTCCCGGTACGTCCTCCCCGAGGGCGGCGCCACCCGCGACCTCACCGGCCCGGCCGCGCAGATCCTGCTCTGCACCGCGGGAACGGTCCGGGCGGGCGACCACGACCTCGCCCCGGGCGGCTCCGTCTTCGTCCCCGCGGGCGAACCGGCCGCCGTCTCCGGTACCGGCACCGTCTTCCGCGCCACCGTGCGCGTCTGA
- a CDS encoding cation diffusion facilitator family transporter, with the protein MSASGGTKAIVAALGANLAIAVAKFVAFAFSGSSSMLAEGVHSLADSGNQFLLLLGGKRAQRAATPQHPFGYGRERYVYAFLVSIVLFSVGGMFALYEGYEKIKHPHAVEHWYWPVGVLVFAIIAEGISFRTAIKESNTLRGTLSWKEFIRRAKAPELPVVLLEDFGALIGLVLALGGVGVALLTGDGVWDGVGTLCIGVLLIVIALVLAAETKSLLLGEAAGPEQLTRIESALVDGDSVPRVIHMRTLHLGPEELLVAAKIAVRHDDTAAQIATAIDAAEARIRQAVPIARVIYLEPDIYSEAEAAKGPDREATPGGPGSDAH; encoded by the coding sequence ATGAGCGCGTCAGGCGGTACCAAAGCGATCGTGGCGGCACTCGGCGCCAACCTGGCGATCGCGGTGGCGAAATTCGTGGCGTTCGCCTTCAGCGGCTCGTCCTCGATGCTCGCCGAGGGCGTGCACTCGCTCGCCGACTCCGGCAACCAGTTCCTGCTCCTGCTCGGCGGCAAACGCGCGCAGCGCGCCGCCACCCCCCAGCACCCCTTCGGCTACGGCCGCGAACGCTACGTCTACGCCTTCCTCGTCTCCATCGTCCTCTTCTCGGTCGGCGGCATGTTCGCCCTCTACGAGGGCTACGAGAAGATCAAGCACCCGCACGCCGTCGAGCACTGGTACTGGCCGGTCGGCGTCCTCGTCTTCGCGATCATCGCCGAGGGCATCTCCTTCCGCACCGCCATCAAGGAGTCCAACACCCTGCGCGGCACGCTCTCCTGGAAGGAGTTCATCCGCCGCGCCAAGGCCCCCGAACTCCCGGTCGTGCTCCTGGAGGACTTCGGCGCCCTCATCGGACTCGTCCTCGCCCTCGGCGGCGTCGGCGTGGCCCTGCTCACCGGAGACGGCGTCTGGGACGGCGTCGGCACCCTCTGCATCGGCGTCCTGCTCATCGTGATCGCGCTCGTCCTGGCCGCCGAGACCAAGTCCCTGCTCCTCGGCGAGGCCGCCGGCCCCGAACAGCTCACCCGGATCGAGTCCGCCCTCGTCGACGGCGACAGCGTCCCCCGTGTCATCCACATGCGCACCCTCCACCTCGGCCCCGAGGAACTCCTCGTCGCCGCCAAGATCGCCGTCCGGCACGACGACACCGCCGCCCAGATCGCCACCGCCATCGACGCCGCCGAGGCCCGTATCCGCCAGGCCGTCCCCATCGCCCGCGTCATCTACCTGGAACCGGACATCTACAGCGAAGCCGAGGCAGCCAAGGGCCCCGACCGCGAGGCCACCCCCGGCGGACCCGGCTCCGACGCCCACTGA
- the ahcY gene encoding adenosylhomocysteinase — protein MTTVDSRQDFKVADLSLATFGRKEITLAEHEMPGLMAIRKEYAEAQPLAGARVTGSLHMTVQTAVLIETLVALGAQVRWASCNIFSTQDHAAAAIAVGPDGTPDDPRGIPVFAWKGETLEEYWWCTEQALTWPDSPTGGPNMILDDGGDATLLVHKGVEYEKAGEVPALETAESDEHRVILQLLHRTLGENAQKWTHLASEIRGVTEETTTGVHRLYEMHREGTLLFPAINVNDAVTKSKFDNKYGCRHSLVDGINRATDTLIGGKTAVVCGYGDVGKGCAESLRGQGARVIITEIDPICALQAAMDGYQVTTLDEVVEQADIFVTTTGNKDIIMASDMARMKHQAIVGNIGHFDNEIDMAGLARIPGIVKDEIKPQVHTWTFPDGKVIIVLSEGRLLNLGNATGHPSFVMSNSFADQTLAQIELFTKPDEYPTDVYVLPKHLDEKVARLHLDALGVKLTTLRPEQAEYIGVTVDGPYKPDHYRY, from the coding sequence ATGACGACTGTCGACAGCCGACAGGACTTCAAGGTCGCCGACCTCTCCCTGGCCACGTTCGGCCGCAAGGAGATCACCCTCGCCGAGCACGAGATGCCCGGCCTCATGGCGATCCGCAAGGAGTACGCCGAGGCCCAGCCCCTCGCCGGCGCCCGCGTCACCGGCTCCCTGCACATGACCGTGCAGACCGCCGTCCTCATCGAGACCCTGGTCGCCCTCGGCGCCCAGGTCCGCTGGGCCTCCTGCAACATCTTCTCCACCCAGGACCACGCCGCGGCCGCCATCGCCGTGGGCCCCGACGGCACGCCGGACGACCCGCGGGGCATCCCGGTCTTCGCCTGGAAGGGCGAGACCCTGGAGGAGTACTGGTGGTGCACCGAGCAGGCCCTGACCTGGCCGGACAGCCCCACCGGCGGCCCCAACATGATCCTGGACGACGGTGGTGACGCCACCCTCCTCGTCCACAAGGGCGTCGAGTACGAGAAGGCCGGCGAGGTCCCCGCCCTGGAGACCGCCGAGTCCGACGAGCACCGCGTCATCCTCCAGCTCCTGCACCGCACCCTGGGCGAGAACGCGCAGAAGTGGACCCACCTCGCCTCCGAGATCCGCGGCGTGACCGAGGAGACCACGACCGGCGTCCACCGCCTGTACGAGATGCACCGCGAGGGCACCCTCCTGTTCCCGGCGATCAACGTCAACGACGCCGTCACCAAGTCGAAGTTCGACAACAAGTACGGCTGCCGCCACTCGCTCGTCGACGGCATCAACCGCGCCACCGACACCCTGATCGGCGGCAAGACCGCGGTCGTCTGCGGCTACGGCGACGTGGGCAAGGGCTGCGCGGAGTCCCTGCGCGGACAGGGCGCCCGCGTGATCATCACCGAGATCGACCCGATCTGCGCCCTCCAGGCCGCGATGGACGGCTACCAGGTCACGACCCTCGACGAGGTCGTCGAGCAGGCCGACATCTTCGTCACCACGACCGGCAACAAGGACATCATCATGGCCTCGGACATGGCCAGGATGAAGCACCAGGCCATCGTGGGGAACATCGGCCACTTCGACAACGAGATCGACATGGCCGGCCTCGCCAGGATCCCCGGCATCGTCAAGGACGAGATCAAGCCCCAGGTCCACACCTGGACCTTCCCCGACGGCAAGGTGATCATCGTCCTCTCCGAGGGCCGCCTGCTCAACCTGGGCAACGCCACCGGCCACCCGTCGTTCGTGATGTCCAACTCCTTCGCGGACCAGACCCTGGCCCAGATCGAGCTGTTCACCAAGCCCGACGAGTACCCGACCGACGTCTACGTGCTGCCCAAGCACCTCGACGAGAAGGTCGCCCGTCTCCACCTGGACGCGCTCGGCGTGAAGCTGACGACGCTCCGCCCCGAGCAGGCCGAGTACATCGGCGTCACGGTCGACGGCCCGTACAAGCCGGACCACTACCGCTACTGA
- a CDS encoding RDD family protein — protein MSELVTGEAVALELRHAKLPSRAMALLLDLAAAVTVYLIVTIALVAATSSLDDAAQTALSITSFVLVLVGGPIAVETLTHGRSLGKLACGLRVVRDDGGPIRFRHALVRGLIGVIEILLTFGAGACIASLVSARGRRVGDVFAGTLVVRERVPVTPAAYVPPPPPWLAGRFAELDLSAVPDGLWLAVRQYLTRMGQLDGQVRHSMAERLASDVAARTGTPPPYGVPAPAYLSAVLHERQAREARRAFGSGAPAGATAAGAPGPWAAGPSPVTPMAPVTTPPTRLPSTAPVPPSSLTAAVAPPAAPAVAPPASSPASSPAPPPAGGGPPPPAGGGAGGGAGTGFVPPA, from the coding sequence GTGAGTGAGCTGGTGACGGGCGAGGCGGTGGCGCTGGAACTGCGCCACGCGAAGCTGCCCAGCAGGGCGATGGCGCTGCTGCTCGATCTGGCGGCGGCCGTGACGGTGTACCTGATCGTCACGATCGCCCTGGTCGCGGCCACGTCCTCGCTGGACGACGCGGCGCAGACGGCGCTGTCGATCACGTCGTTCGTCCTCGTCCTGGTGGGCGGTCCGATCGCGGTGGAGACGCTGACCCACGGCCGTTCGCTGGGGAAGCTGGCGTGCGGGCTGCGGGTGGTCCGCGACGACGGAGGACCGATCCGGTTCCGGCACGCGCTGGTGCGGGGCCTGATCGGGGTGATCGAGATCCTCCTGACCTTCGGCGCGGGAGCGTGCATCGCCTCCCTGGTGTCCGCGCGCGGCCGGCGGGTCGGGGACGTGTTCGCGGGGACCCTGGTGGTGCGGGAGCGGGTGCCGGTCACGCCCGCGGCGTACGTGCCGCCGCCCCCGCCCTGGCTGGCCGGACGGTTCGCGGAGCTCGACCTTTCCGCGGTCCCGGACGGGCTGTGGCTCGCCGTCCGGCAGTACCTGACGCGGATGGGGCAGCTCGACGGGCAGGTGCGTCACTCCATGGCGGAGCGGCTGGCGTCCGACGTCGCGGCCCGTACGGGGACGCCGCCGCCGTACGGCGTACCCGCGCCGGCGTACCTGTCGGCGGTGCTGCACGAGCGGCAGGCCCGGGAGGCGCGGCGCGCGTTCGGGAGCGGCGCGCCTGCGGGTGCGACCGCTGCCGGGGCACCCGGCCCCTGGGCCGCCGGCCCCTCTCCGGTGACTCCGATGGCTCCGGTGACGACTCCGCCGACGCGGCTCCCGTCGACGGCTCCGGTGCCGCCGTCCTCCCTCACGGCTGCGGTGGCCCCGCCCGCTGCTCCCGCCGTCGCTCCCCCGGCGTCCTCTCCCGCCTCTTCCCCCGCCCCTCCTCCGGCCGGAGGAGGGCCCCCTCCTCCGGCCGGAGGAGGGGCGGGCGGCGGCGCCGGCACGGGGTTCGTACCTCCGGCGTAG
- a CDS encoding stage II sporulation protein M: protein MDLDVFVSAHRAEWDRLDDLLRRRRRLTGAEADELVSLYQRTATHLSVVQSSAPDPQLTGRLSQLVARARSAVTGTRRASWRDVTHFLAHGFPAAVYRARHWWVPTALLSTAVAALLGWWIGTHPEVQSAIAAPSELRELTRPGGQYETYYSSHPAASFAAQVWTNNAWAAALCLILGVFLGLPVLWILFQNMLNLGIGFGLMSSAGRLDTFLGLVLPHGLLELTAVFVAAGTGMRLGWTVIDPGPRTRRDALAEEGRAAIGMAIGLALVLFVSGAIEGFVTPSGLPTWARITIGVVAELAFLAYVYVLGGRAARSGQTGDLEAAGRGATVPTAA from the coding sequence ATGGACCTCGACGTCTTCGTCTCCGCCCACCGGGCGGAGTGGGACCGCCTCGACGACCTCCTGCGCCGCCGGCGCCGGCTGACCGGGGCCGAGGCGGACGAACTCGTCTCCCTGTACCAACGGACGGCCACGCACCTCTCCGTGGTCCAGTCGAGCGCGCCCGACCCGCAGCTCACCGGGCGCCTGAGCCAGCTCGTCGCCCGCGCGCGCAGCGCGGTGACGGGCACCCGCCGGGCATCCTGGCGGGACGTGACCCACTTCCTCGCCCACGGTTTTCCCGCCGCGGTCTACCGGGCCCGCCACTGGTGGGTGCCCACGGCGCTGCTCTCCACCGCCGTCGCCGCCCTGCTGGGCTGGTGGATCGGCACCCATCCCGAGGTGCAGTCGGCGATCGCGGCGCCGAGCGAACTGAGGGAGCTGACCAGGCCCGGCGGCCAGTACGAGACCTACTACTCCTCCCACCCGGCGGCGTCGTTCGCCGCACAGGTCTGGACGAACAACGCCTGGGCCGCGGCGCTCTGCCTGATCCTGGGCGTCTTCCTCGGACTGCCGGTCCTCTGGATCCTGTTCCAGAACATGCTCAACCTGGGCATCGGCTTCGGCCTGATGTCGTCCGCCGGCCGCCTCGACACCTTCCTCGGCCTGGTGCTGCCGCACGGCCTGCTCGAACTGACCGCCGTCTTCGTCGCCGCGGGTACGGGGATGCGGCTCGGCTGGACCGTCATCGACCCGGGACCGAGGACCCGTCGCGACGCTCTCGCCGAGGAGGGCCGGGCCGCCATCGGCATGGCGATCGGGCTGGCCCTGGTCCTGTTCGTCTCGGGTGCCATCGAAGGCTTCGTCACCCCGTCCGGGCTGCCCACCTGGGCCCGCATCACCATCGGCGTCGTCGCCGAGCTGGCCTTCCTCGCCTACGTCTACGTCCTGGGCGGGCGTGCCGCGCGCAGCGGCCAGACGGGGGACCTGGAGGCTGCCGGACGCGGTGCCACCGTGCCGACGGCGGCCTGA
- a CDS encoding DUF58 domain-containing protein codes for MAFTGRAALLAALGSVPVGIWDPSWTGVLAVNAPLAVACACDFALAAPVRSLRLTRSGDTSTRLGDSADVVLTVANPSRRRLRARLRDAWPPSSWRPGTEPAASRHRLTIPPGERRRLTTRLWPTRRGDHRSDRVTIRSYGPLGLFARQGTHVVPWTVRVLPPFTSRKHLPSRLSRLRELDGRTSVLTRGEGTEFDSLREYVPGDDTRSIDWRATARHSTVAVRTWRPERDRHILLVLDTGRTSAGRVGEAPRLDASLDAALLLAALASRAGDRVDLLAYDRRVRALVQGRTANDVLPSLVNAMATLEPELLETDARGLTAAALRSAPRRSLVVLLTSLDAAPIEEGLLPVLGRLTRRHTVVLASVADPLVARMAGTRGDVDALYEAAAAAQDQEERRRTADQLRRHGVTVVDATPDELAPALADTYLELKAAGRL; via the coding sequence ATGGCGTTCACCGGCCGCGCCGCGCTCCTGGCGGCCCTGGGCTCGGTCCCCGTCGGCATCTGGGACCCGAGCTGGACGGGTGTCCTCGCGGTGAACGCCCCGCTGGCCGTGGCGTGCGCCTGTGACTTCGCCCTGGCCGCTCCGGTGCGGAGCCTGCGTCTGACCCGCTCCGGCGACACCTCCACACGACTGGGCGACTCTGCCGACGTTGTGTTGACGGTGGCGAATCCGTCGCGCCGCCGGCTCCGTGCCCGGCTCCGGGACGCCTGGCCGCCGAGCAGTTGGCGTCCGGGGACGGAGCCGGCGGCCTCGCGTCACCGGCTGACGATCCCGCCGGGCGAACGCCGCCGGCTGACCACCCGGTTGTGGCCGACGCGCCGCGGCGATCACCGCAGTGACCGGGTGACGATCCGCTCGTACGGCCCGCTGGGTCTCTTCGCCCGTCAGGGCACCCATGTCGTGCCGTGGACGGTACGGGTGCTGCCGCCTTTCACCAGCCGCAAGCACCTGCCTTCGAGGCTGTCGCGGCTGCGTGAGCTCGACGGCCGCACCAGCGTGCTCACCCGCGGCGAGGGCACGGAGTTCGACAGCCTGCGCGAGTACGTGCCGGGTGACGACACCCGTTCCATCGACTGGCGGGCCACGGCCCGGCATTCGACGGTCGCGGTGCGCACCTGGCGTCCCGAGCGTGACCGGCACATCCTCCTCGTCCTCGACACCGGTCGTACGTCGGCGGGCCGGGTGGGCGAGGCACCGCGTCTCGACGCCTCCCTGGACGCCGCGCTGCTGCTGGCCGCGCTCGCCTCCCGGGCCGGTGACCGCGTGGACCTCCTGGCGTACGACCGCCGGGTCCGCGCGCTGGTCCAGGGCCGTACGGCCAACGATGTGCTCCCCTCGCTGGTGAACGCCATGGCGACGCTGGAGCCGGAACTTCTGGAGACGGACGCGCGGGGTCTGACCGCGGCGGCCCTCCGGTCGGCTCCGCGCCGCTCCCTGGTGGTCCTGTTGACATCGCTCGACGCGGCCCCGATCGAGGAGGGGCTGCTTCCGGTCCTCGGCCGGCTCACCCGACGTCACACGGTCGTCCTGGCCTCGGTGGCGGACCCGCTCGTGGCGCGCATGGCCGGCACCCGGGGCGACGTGGACGCCCTGTACGAGGCCGCGGCGGCAGCTCAGGACCAGGAGGAGCGTCGACGCACGGCGGACCAGCTCCGTCGGCACGGTGTGACGGTCGTGGACGCGACGCCGGACGAATTGGCGCCCGCGTTGGCTGACACCTATCTGGAACTGAAGGCCGCCGGCCGTCTGTGA
- a CDS encoding MoxR family ATPase: MDPTTDNAGRTGVPGNARASLEALRAEIAKAVVGQDAAVTGLVVALLCRGHVLLEGVPGVAKTLLVRALAAAVELDTKRVQFTPDLMPSDVTGSLVYDTRSAEFSFQPGPVFTNLLLADEINRTPPKTQSSLLEAMEERQVTVDGTPRPLPEPFLVAATQNPVEYEGTYPLPEAQLDRFLLKLTVPLPSREDEIDVLTRHAAGFNPRDLGAAGVRPVASAADLEAARAEVAKTTVSPEIAAYVVDVCRATRESPSLTLGVSPRGATALLSTARAWAWLTGRDYVTPDDVKALALPTLRHRVQLRPEAEMEGVTTDSVINAILAHVPVPR, encoded by the coding sequence ATGGACCCGACCACTGACAACGCCGGGCGGACCGGGGTCCCGGGCAACGCCCGCGCCTCCCTGGAGGCCCTGCGCGCCGAGATCGCCAAGGCCGTGGTCGGCCAGGACGCCGCCGTCACCGGTCTCGTCGTCGCCCTCCTGTGCCGCGGCCACGTCCTCCTCGAAGGCGTCCCCGGCGTCGCCAAGACCCTCCTGGTCCGCGCTCTCGCCGCCGCCGTCGAACTCGACACCAAGCGCGTCCAGTTCACCCCCGACCTCATGCCGAGCGACGTGACCGGCTCCCTGGTCTACGACACGCGCAGCGCCGAGTTCTCCTTCCAGCCGGGCCCGGTCTTCACCAACCTGCTCCTCGCCGACGAGATCAACCGCACCCCGCCGAAGACCCAGTCCTCCCTCCTCGAGGCCATGGAGGAGCGGCAGGTCACCGTCGACGGCACGCCCCGCCCGCTCCCGGAGCCGTTCCTGGTCGCCGCGACCCAGAACCCGGTCGAGTACGAGGGCACCTACCCGCTGCCGGAAGCCCAGCTCGACCGGTTCCTGCTCAAGCTGACCGTGCCGCTGCCCTCCCGCGAAGACGAGATCGACGTGCTCACCCGGCACGCGGCGGGCTTCAACCCGCGTGACTTGGGCGCCGCCGGCGTACGCCCCGTCGCGAGCGCCGCCGATCTGGAGGCGGCCCGCGCCGAGGTCGCCAAGACCACCGTGTCCCCGGAGATCGCGGCCTACGTCGTGGACGTCTGCCGCGCCACCCGCGAGTCGCCGTCGCTCACCCTCGGGGTGTCCCCTCGCGGCGCCACGGCACTGCTGTCGACGGCCCGCGCCTGGGCCTGGCTGACCGGCCGCGACTACGTCACGCCCGACGACGTGAAGGCGCTGGCGCTGCCGACGCTCCGCCACCGCGTCCAGCTCCGTCCCGAGGCCGAGATGGAGGGCGTCACCACGGACTCCGTGATCAACGCCATCCTCGCCCACGTCCCCGTCCCGCGCTGA
- a CDS encoding DUF4350 domain-containing protein, translated as MTTEATLPGTSASPTVRGLWSRARGVTLALVLLLVGAVVMAAARSGVRHGELDPRSADPYGSRAVAELLADRGVDTRVVTTLDGARSAAGPDTTLLVAIPDLLTERQQSELRTATAAAGGRTVLVAPGGPSVERLAPGVTADPALSPTSTLSPDCDLPAARRAGTADTGGLRYSSTDADADTCYRSQRLATLLRVPEAAADGTETGGDTVVLGSSDILRNNRLAEHGNASLALQLLGSRPHLVWYLPSLSDASAPRDERGFFDLLPSGWLWGTLQLFVAAGLAALWRARRFGPLVPENLPVVVRASETVEGRARLYRKANARDRAASALRSATRTRLAPLVGVPVSQAHAPEALLPALSAHLHGDGERSLHTLLFGPTPSDDAALVALTDRLDALEREVRRP; from the coding sequence ATGACCACGGAGGCCACCCTGCCCGGCACCTCGGCCTCGCCCACCGTCCGCGGACTGTGGAGCCGCGCGCGGGGCGTCACACTCGCCCTCGTCCTGCTGCTCGTCGGCGCCGTGGTGATGGCCGCGGCCCGCTCCGGAGTCCGGCACGGCGAACTCGACCCGCGCTCGGCCGACCCCTACGGCAGCCGGGCCGTCGCCGAACTCCTCGCCGACCGCGGGGTGGACACGCGTGTGGTCACCACGCTGGACGGCGCCCGGTCCGCGGCCGGCCCCGACACCACCCTCCTGGTGGCGATACCCGACCTCCTGACGGAGCGACAGCAGTCCGAACTGCGCACGGCGACGGCCGCGGCGGGCGGACGCACCGTCCTCGTGGCGCCGGGCGGCCCCTCCGTGGAGCGGCTGGCCCCGGGCGTCACCGCCGACCCGGCCCTCAGCCCCACCTCGACCCTCTCCCCCGACTGCGATCTGCCCGCCGCCCGGCGCGCGGGGACCGCCGACACCGGCGGCCTGCGCTACAGCAGCACCGACGCGGACGCCGACACGTGCTACCGCAGCCAGCGGCTCGCCACCCTCCTGCGCGTCCCGGAGGCCGCGGCGGACGGGACGGAGACCGGCGGCGACACCGTCGTCCTCGGCTCCTCCGACATCCTGCGCAACAACCGGCTCGCCGAGCACGGCAACGCCTCGCTCGCCCTTCAACTCCTCGGTTCCCGGCCGCATCTGGTCTGGTACCTCCCCTCGCTGTCCGACGCCTCGGCCCCGCGGGACGAGCGCGGCTTCTTCGATTTGCTCCCCTCCGGCTGGCTCTGGGGCACGCTCCAGCTCTTCGTCGCCGCCGGCCTCGCCGCCCTGTGGCGGGCGCGCCGGTTCGGCCCCCTGGTGCCGGAGAACCTCCCCGTCGTGGTCCGCGCCTCCGAGACCGTCGAAGGCCGCGCCCGCCTCTACCGCAAGGCGAACGCCCGCGACCGCGCCGCCTCCGCGCTCCGCTCCGCCACCCGCACCCGCCTCGCCCCCCTCGTCGGCGTCCCCGTCTCCCAGGCGCACGCGCCCGAGGCCCTGCTCCCCGCGCTCTCCGCCCACCTCCACGGTGACGGAGAACGGTCCCTGCACACCCTCCTGTTCGGCCCGACGCCGAGCGACGACGCGGCTCTCGTCGCACTCACCGACCGACTCGACGCCCTCGAAAGAGAGGTACGCCGTCCATGA
- a CDS encoding DUF4129 domain-containing protein, which yields MLTEVLPRTAIRVTRHAVDVSVLASARSGDEPPVTLPRDPAREAARRELAKRMYHENEPSWAQRALTAFWEWLDGLFTAASGATPGGTVGLVVVIVAVLVVLGALWWRLGTPRGRPVSASALFDERPRSAADHRSAAEAHAAQGHWSQAVQERMRALVRALEERALLDVRPGRTADEAATEAGRALPGHGDRLRAAARDFDDVTYGGRPGSEEAYRQLAALDRDIARTRPRQAGGTADTDLTTSRGAAG from the coding sequence ATGCTCACGGAGGTGCTGCCACGCACCGCCATCCGGGTGACGCGGCACGCCGTCGACGTCTCCGTACTCGCATCGGCGCGCTCGGGCGACGAGCCGCCCGTGACCCTCCCGCGCGACCCCGCGCGGGAGGCGGCGCGGCGCGAGCTGGCCAAGCGGATGTACCACGAGAACGAGCCGAGCTGGGCACAGCGGGCGCTGACCGCCTTCTGGGAGTGGCTCGACGGCCTGTTCACCGCCGCCTCCGGCGCGACGCCCGGCGGGACCGTGGGCCTGGTCGTCGTCATCGTGGCCGTCCTCGTGGTGCTGGGTGCCCTCTGGTGGCGCCTGGGCACCCCCCGCGGCCGGCCCGTCTCCGCCTCGGCCCTCTTCGACGAACGTCCCCGCAGTGCGGCCGACCACCGCTCCGCCGCCGAGGCGCACGCCGCCCAGGGCCACTGGAGCCAGGCCGTCCAGGAACGCATGCGCGCGCTCGTCCGCGCCCTGGAGGAACGCGCCCTGCTCGACGTCCGGCCGGGCCGCACCGCCGACGAGGCCGCCACGGAGGCCGGCCGCGCCCTGCCCGGCCACGGCGACCGACTGCGCGCCGCCGCCCGCGACTTCGACGACGTCACGTACGGTGGCCGGCCCGGCTCCGAGGAGGCGTACCGGCAGCTCGCCGCCCTCGACCGTGACATCGCCCGCACCAGACCGCGGCAGGCGGGCGGCACCGCCGACACCGACCTCACCACGTCCCGGGGAGCCGCCGGATGA